The DNA region AATGAAAATCTTTACCTATTTTAATGTTGATCTTATAAATGAATCTCCTGAGGGAGCTGAACATTTCCTTGCATTGATAAGGAGAAAAACGTTTCATGTGGGTACGTTCTCAAATTCATTCATTTCTGATAATGCACTCCAGGGAGAAGGATGCCCGTACGAACACTGGGATGCCCGTTCCGAGGGATCAGTGGTAGTCCGGACAGACGGGCAGGGGAACGGACGTGTATATATTTACAAAGAAGACCGGACTTCAAGCCCGGTACATAGCGTTGTCGGGCATGTTTCCCATGGTATCGAATTAGTTAAAATAGCTCCTCCGGGCAGTAATCTTGGCGTGGTTGCAAATCCTGAGAGGGTCATGGTACAGGGAATGACTTTTAAGGATGCTGAAAAGGTATTAAATTTAAGAGGTTTGAAACTTGAAAGGAGAGGTTATACAGGTGATGATGCCATTGTTGTAGAACAGGTACCTGATACGACAATAGGGATTATCGCAGAGGGCGGGGTCACAGCTCTGGGGGTAAAAGCCGATAAAATAATCAATGTAAAGTTTTACGATGATCTTGCGCCTATAACCCTTGATTTCTTCAGGCATTCCCTGCGTCTTAAGGACAGGCCGCTGGGCCCCCTGCCCATAATATATACATATGAAAATACTTTCCTTTTCAGGCCGGAAAAGGAGGCACAGACGTATAAAGAAATAAATCCCGAGAATACACCGAAAGGAAAGGTAAAAGCAGGAGAGATCGGTGTCACCAACCAGGCTGCAAAAAGATATGGTATGGTAGGTGTAAAGCTTGTCGATGATGATAAATATGGTCCGACCGGCGAAAAATTCGAAAGCACTAACATTATCGGAAAAGTCCTGGAACCTGAGCGCCTTAAAGGTATGAAGGCAGACGATATAATTTACATAAGGGAGGTTTCATAATGGAAAAAATAACTAAAATGATCGTGATAAACTCATCAAAATTACTCCCAAGCGATGTTGCTATGAAGCTTTATGAAACAAAAGATGATATCATGGTAAAGGAAACCTGTTTTGGTATTATGGTTTCCGGGGAACGCGCGGTACTGGACCCGCTCCTTTCGAACATTCGCAAATTAGACCCATACGGCATTTTCATAAAAGAGAGGGGCTTTGCGCCGGGTGAACCTTTTCGCTGCAGGGCTACCAGGCGCGGCGGGGCAAGACCGGGATTTCACAACCTTGAAACTGAAGATAAGATATTGCCCCATATTGCAAATGCTTTAAAATCCCTTGACAGGGGCGAGATCCCGGGCCCAAAGAAGCAAACAAAAAAACTTGACATCGATAAACTAAAAGCAATAATAAAAGAAACAGAGGTATCAAAATGAAGGTTTTTATTTACCCGACAAACAGTCTCATTCTTTATGACCTGGTTGAACGATTCGGTCATGAGCCACTTGCGATAATGCAGGAAATAGGGAAAAAAGTCAGAAGCCAGGGACTGGATTCTCCACCCATGAACATTACTCCTGAAGACCCTAAATTCGGGTTAAAATATGCGGCTGTCGAAGTTCCGGCAGGAGTAAGGGGACGTATGTCGCTTTTAGATCCTCTTCTTTCGAAAGCAGAAGCAG from Candidatus Methanoperedens sp. includes:
- a CDS encoding methanogenesis marker 3 protein — translated: MISIEINGQKLEIKDDLLLKNALEISKTFYIPGTTTGILKTSGKKEEATSEYKILTTKGELKIELFGDSTLWTKFSHFFKDLKAHWESRYAIAFGPFETDITVERSEQKYNRYDIFLGTGGYDQKNSYLMIAKDKHISDYGGPKGAVLGKVISGKNIIANLKQGDTLLKIEPVIKWETLLNKITTEDLNTPLEDGMKIFTYFNVDLINESPEGAEHFLALIRRKTFHVGTFSNSFISDNALQGEGCPYEHWDARSEGSVVVRTDGQGNGRVYIYKEDRTSSPVHSVVGHVSHGIELVKIAPPGSNLGVVANPERVMVQGMTFKDAEKVLNLRGLKLERRGYTGDDAIVVEQVPDTTIGIIAEGGVTALGVKADKIINVKFYDDLAPITLDFFRHSLRLKDRPLGPLPIIYTYENTFLFRPEKEAQTYKEINPENTPKGKVKAGEIGVTNQAAKRYGMVGVKLVDDDKYGPTGEKFESTNIIGKVLEPERLKGMKADDIIYIREVS
- a CDS encoding methanogenesis marker 6 protein, yielding MEKITKMIVINSSKLLPSDVAMKLYETKDDIMVKETCFGIMVSGERAVLDPLLSNIRKLDPYGIFIKERGFAPGEPFRCRATRRGGARPGFHNLETEDKILPHIANALKSLDRGEIPGPKKQTKKLDIDKLKAIIKETEVSK
- a CDS encoding methanogenesis marker 5 protein; translation: MKVFIYPTNSLILYDLVERFGHEPLAIMQEIGKKVRSQGLDSPPMNITPEDPKFGLKYAAVEVPAGVRGRMSLLDPLLSKAEAAIVVNDPVISFGCMGCARTNELVNFLLRGKKIPILKLDYPGTEEDAKLFVYKISEFLKSLKPAEEKK